One genomic window of Glycine soja cultivar W05 chromosome 9, ASM419377v2, whole genome shotgun sequence includes the following:
- the LOC114425307 gene encoding ubiquitin-conjugating enzyme E2 28 has product MASKRILKELKDLQKDPPTSCSAGPVAEDMFHWQATIMGPADSPYAGGVFLVTIHFPPDYPFKPPKVAFRTKVFHPNINSNGSICLDILKEQWSPALTISKVLLSICSLLTDPNPDDPLVPEIAHMYKTDRAKYEATARSWTQKYAMG; this is encoded by the exons ATGGCTTCAAAGCGCATCCTCAAGGAGCTCAAGGACTTGCAGAAAGACCCACCAACTTCTTGCAGCGCTG GTCCAGTAGCTGAGGACATGTTCCATTGGCAAGCAACGATTATGGGTCCTGCTGATAGTCCTTATGCTGGAGGTGTATTCCTAGTCACTATTCACTTTCCTCCGGATTATCCTTTCAAACCTCCCAAG GTTGCCTTTAGGACTAAGGTGTTTCATCCGAACATCAACAGCAATGGTAGCATTTGTCTTGATATCCTTAAGGAGCAGTGGAGCCCTGCACTCACCATCTCTAAG GTACTGCTTTCTATCTGCTCATTGCTGACTGATCCAAATCCTGATGATCCACTTGTTCCGGAAATCGCTCACATGTACAAAACTGATCGGGCCAAGTATGAGGCCACTGCACGCAGCTGGACCCAGAAGTATGCCATGGGCTGA